The stretch of DNA TAAATTTCAAACCACCTACATCAGAAGCAATTACTGGTGTACCAGATGCCATAGCTTCGATCGCAACTAAACCAAATGGTTCATAATGACTAGGTACAACGCAGACATCAGCAGCAGCATAATAATTGCACAAGTCTGTGTGTTCGACTCGACCAGCAAAGATGGTGATTTCTTCTAACCCTAGTTCTTTAATAATACCTTCTATGCGTTCTCTTTCTATGCCGTCTGATTGTCCTGGTGTACTACCACCGACAATAACTAGTTTAAGATTTTGATGTTCTTTAACTTCGTGACGACCAACTGCTCTAACTAAAGTTTCAATTCCTTTGCGGTGATCGAAACGTCCCACATAAAGAATAACTTTGCTTTGAGAGTCTATACCTAATTTAGCTCTACCTTCTGCTAAACTAACACTACCAAAACAATTAATATCAGTACCACAAGGAATTATGGTAATATTGCCTTGTTCGGAAACTAGCGATCGCATATGTTGCTTTTCTTGAGGAGAGGTTGCAACTATCATGTCGGCAGTTTCTAAACATTCTTTTTCGACAGCCAGACGAGTACTAGCAATTAAAGGAATAGTATTAATAGATTTATATTTAACCGCTCCCAGAGAATGATAAGTATGAATTTGTTTTACTAACTGACGTTTTTTAATTTCCATTCCCACCCATGAGGAAAGCCAGTAGTTAGTATGGATGAGAGGATAAATAGTGCGAGTTTGATGTTGAAAACGGAAAAAAGCTTCTACAAATTCTGGTAAATATTCAAAAAGTTCTTGACGAGGAACAAATTCTTTAGGTCCAGCAGTTAGACGAATAGTACGGCAGTTTGGTGTATGTTGAACAATTTTAGCTTGTTGTGCATCGCTACGACGAGTAAACATGTCTACTTGCCAACCTTGACGAGCTAATGCTTCCCCTACTTCTCTAACATATACGTTTTGTCCGCCAGCTTCTTCCTTGCCGATATCAATTGCAGGATCTCCGTGAACTGAAATAAGAGCTATTGTGCCTCTGGTTTTAGGTAACATGATCGTAGAGTTGTATATTAAAATAAATAATTTTGTAACTAAACAGAAGCTTAATAACTATTTAAATAATTGACATCGTTCCTAAGAAATAAATCTTTAGTACGATTAAACTAGGAAATAATTTCATTACTACGTAAAAAACCTCTACAATCTTGTAGGCTCAGACGTAGAGGTAAAGTTAAACAAGAGATAAGGAGAAAGGAAAAAGAAATAAAGATAAATATATATATTTACTACATAAGGATTTAATATATTTAAGTTTATTAAAATTCAAAATTGAGTAAGTTTCATCTATTGTCGGATAGAGATTAAATAATTTAGTTTATAGCTTTAGATAGAGATGTAATTATTATGTTTCTATTTAGGTTCGACATAGGTTTTGTTTAAACGATAAGTTTTAGCTGCCTCAAGACTAGAAATACACAAAAATAACCACACTGTTCCTGCTACATAACCACCAATTACATCAGTTAACCAGTGAACTCCTAGATAGAGGCGTGTCAAACCAATCAAAATAATTAAAATTGTAGTTAAACTAATAAATAGTAAAGAATATTTTCTATAATTAAAAATTAGTAGATAACACAGAAAACCATAAATAATCAATGAAGTCATGGCGTGTCCACTAGGAAAACTGTAAAAATCTACTGTGACTAAATTGTTTTCTATAGTTGGACGAGCGCGAGAAAAGAAATTTTTTAAGAGATAATTTAAACCAATACCTCCACTGGTTACAATAGCTAAAAAAGTTGCCTGAATTTGTTTTTGTCGCCACCATAAAACTATTGCGATCGCTAAACTTAAAAAGAATAAAACTGTCGGTGAACCAAGATAAGTTATACCAATAGCTAAGTTATTCAATAAAGAACTACGATAAGAGATGAGGGTTTTTAGAACCGCTAGGTCGAGTATGGCTGTTTCTTTTTCTAGTACTTCATCGGCAAGTTCCAAAAATCCCCACATAGCTAAAGCAGAAATTCCAAATCCGATTAGCCAAAAGATTGATAGGAATGAAATTATTTTGGGATTAATTTTTTGTTGCCAAACTCCGATTATTTTGACAAGAATTTGCTTCATTAATAAAGTATTAGTAAATAATATTAGTTAGAGTCAATTAACTATATTAATAGTTTTGTCAACTAAAAGGATAGGTTTTGTTTAATTAAATCTCTAATAATATTATCTTTGATCATTAATAATCGAGAAGCCTCCAATAACAGAGAAAGAGCTTGTTCACGATTCATATTTTCGGCAGAATCTTGAAATAATCTCATTTGTAATTTTTGTTCTAGAGTGAGATTTAAATTATTGAAGTTAATTCCAGCAGGATTAGCGTCCATGTTCGATTCCCTTTTTGATATTTAACGTTATTTAATAGCTTATAGCCCAAAAAAGTTATCGACCTCTACCAAAAGTGTTATCCTTTTAAACATCATTGTAAAAAAACTTAATATATTTAAGATTTTATGTAGAACAATTTAACTCCTTTAATATAGTTAATTTCTATCTTTAGATAGATGTGCTGACTTATAACCTATAAAAAAAAACGTTTAAAATAAAAAAAAAGCTAATTTTTCAGAGCAAATCAGCAATTTATCAATTTCAGTCACGATTTACTTCTTAAGAATGATGTTTGAGTTATTTTTTAGATGTTATTTATAAATAGTAATCAAAAACCGAAGAGGCAAAATTCCAAATGTTGTCTATTAATTTTAAAAGTATTTTTCATAACTCAGTTCGTTTTTTATTAACAGCTATGGTTTGCTGTTTATTATTTGTCGCTAATGTTTTTCCCGCGTATGCTGTAACTAGCAGTCCTACGGAAGGAGAAGCTAATCTAAATCGTATCCAAGACAAAACAGACGAAATAGCTCGCAGCAAGCCTCTTAATCTAGAAGAAACGATTGAGGCTAATAAAGGAGGATTAAACGAAGTACAAGGTGCTGCCGATGAGCAAAAAATGGTTGAACCAGGCGAAACTAATGCTACTAGCGTTACCGAACAAGCTAAAAAATTCTTCACCGATTTAACTAAGTAAATAAAGTCTCAAACTAAATCAATTGTTTTTGTACTATTAAACACAGCTAAACTTTAAATCTTATTAGGGAAAATAGGAGGGAATGTTGTTTGACATTTATCCTATTTCCTTTTTGCTGTTTAGCTGATTAAATCAAGCTCAATTTATTGGCGAACAAATAAAAGCAATCAAGTTTATGTCTAATCAAAACACCGAGCAACCTATAGATATTTTCTTCAAAATTGCTACTGAAACAACTAAAACAATCATTAATATAACCAATGGTGCGATCGCAGTTACCACAAGCGAAATACAAAAACTATTAGAAAGAACTACCACTCAAACTGGACTTACTTTAAAAGCGATCGCACAAAATCCACTTTTAAGATTTATTGATAAAATTTTTGGACTTAATTGGCTATTAACTTTTTTAGGAGAAGTAGATACAACTAAAATCAGAACCAAAGTTGAACAACTTCAAGCAAAACATCCTCAAGAAACAAACAATCAAA from Stanieria cyanosphaera PCC 7437 encodes:
- a CDS encoding phosphatase PAP2 family protein; translated protein: MKQILVKIIGVWQQKINPKIISFLSIFWLIGFGISALAMWGFLELADEVLEKETAILDLAVLKTLISYRSSLLNNLAIGITYLGSPTVLFFLSLAIAIVLWWRQKQIQATFLAIVTSGGIGLNYLLKNFFSRARPTIENNLVTVDFYSFPSGHAMTSLIIYGFLCYLLIFNYRKYSLLFISLTTILIILIGLTRLYLGVHWLTDVIGGYVAGTVWLFLCISSLEAAKTYRLNKTYVEPK
- a CDS encoding NblA/ycf18 family protein: MDANPAGINFNNLNLTLEQKLQMRLFQDSAENMNREQALSLLLEASRLLMIKDNIIRDLIKQNLSF
- a CDS encoding glycosyltransferase family 4 protein, which encodes MLPKTRGTIALISVHGDPAIDIGKEEAGGQNVYVREVGEALARQGWQVDMFTRRSDAQQAKIVQHTPNCRTIRLTAGPKEFVPRQELFEYLPEFVEAFFRFQHQTRTIYPLIHTNYWLSSWVGMEIKKRQLVKQIHTYHSLGAVKYKSINTIPLIASTRLAVEKECLETADMIVATSPQEKQHMRSLVSEQGNITIIPCGTDINCFGSVSLAEGRAKLGIDSQSKVILYVGRFDHRKGIETLVRAVGRHEVKEHQNLKLVIVGGSTPGQSDGIERERIEGIIKELGLEEITIFAGRVEHTDLCNYYAAADVCVVPSHYEPFGLVAIEAMASGTPVIASDVGGLKFTVLDEVTGLLAPAQDEAAFARAIDIILSDPQWRNQLSQNARQRVESKFSWDGVARQLDHLYLSQLARLHQEFLTPAV